Proteins found in one Polyangiaceae bacterium genomic segment:
- a CDS encoding tubulin-like doman-containing protein, protein MKIPPHVFIGLGGCGSKIVNEIARKLKRRKDEYTRYRDLVHFFAFDTDQHELKQAESVDVRVPISSFDKRSYVAHAFGQRGAPEDPLLTAWWPEYYLPRDVAGAGAGQIRIESRLSVHFTLKFKPEVFTSLEHAVGRSFAIDTRFRDADKAPMVHIYASLAGGTGSGAFLSLAYIVHDLFREHSRPLTVGTFVLPAVFRRAGLPNQQLDKIMANGYAALLELEHLQAATESEAVEFQYDPRAKDRQLVKRRAFDQVYLVDDIGAGREVITDTRQVYQAIADSAYSQIFSDILGRQASTADNDEREMGVTDHQMYTKRYGSFGLAVLNVPDEDILGYCANRYAVEALTRTFALPVEPPPERESHADREKREQDFVRSLLEQANLPEETGAFYRRIVDGCDGTGAEQGAVDRFLRYFETDFAARIQRHVVLPRWTEEKLLEYDEDAESVRIEMPKRLEQWNKAADDARTNIDQEASFIANEVNGGQHEHSFGKLLADSGPIFERLFLIRIAAALRQRQAAARAKETTANELLKPLANSYLSWAERLSDAAPKTVIEYVRGNDYGQEVVPEFMGWYRANMETPQLEKLINAGIVDLCEDLLRSIDERKARLGTLFSELFAIRDKLTASCDELIRFGVRRDDGGLSNEHVLDVELYQNFEDPAGLRMWNWVFERRENAATDYDPAKIFPAVQVAYASVEHARHMSAAVSESLVEMGRSVWRERILGMDEPRGLDEMGLEVRSALQEEAQLALGWAKLRKHHADPLSFHYRDHRQEWELVTETLSAADIDDYIQHKIHHAAKKCAPFLRLKREERATAIEPKRYVVLHNSYLDDAKLRHWLLENERFPVKGGDVLRTEDAKRVTFYWSEMGMPLYRIESMDDYYDRYHHVKRDELSRGKVYRWADMPLQPKHAAAHAEHCEGRRVPDIPLHIDKRWEAAPDEHQCLADIAPKAVVAGEGRMAWLEKRDRVQTARSAEELVHFVWAQVHGLVVQPEGAEMRFANDDIPERDRTLGKFRDVAFDRFRQTKLAIREWFIGEIDHKNSAFIENRDREAASALVGDHIEHLKKLRLQLEGKEHTFVEAELAAAAQALETLLAKM, encoded by the coding sequence ATGAAGATCCCGCCGCACGTGTTCATTGGCTTGGGCGGCTGCGGCAGCAAGATCGTCAACGAGATCGCACGCAAGCTCAAGCGGCGAAAGGACGAGTACACGCGCTACCGCGACCTCGTGCACTTCTTCGCCTTCGACACGGATCAGCACGAACTCAAGCAGGCGGAGAGCGTGGACGTGCGCGTCCCCATCTCCAGCTTCGACAAGCGCTCCTACGTGGCTCACGCCTTCGGTCAGCGCGGCGCGCCGGAAGATCCGCTGCTCACCGCCTGGTGGCCCGAGTACTACCTACCCCGCGACGTGGCTGGTGCTGGCGCGGGGCAGATCCGCATCGAGTCGCGCCTGAGCGTTCACTTCACGCTCAAGTTCAAGCCGGAAGTGTTCACCTCCCTGGAGCACGCCGTGGGGCGCAGCTTTGCCATCGACACGCGCTTCCGCGATGCAGACAAGGCGCCCATGGTGCACATCTACGCCAGCCTTGCCGGCGGAACGGGAAGTGGCGCGTTCCTGTCCCTGGCCTACATCGTCCATGACTTGTTCCGCGAACACTCGCGTCCCTTGACCGTGGGCACCTTCGTGCTGCCAGCGGTGTTTCGTCGTGCCGGGCTGCCCAATCAACAGCTCGACAAGATCATGGCCAACGGCTACGCGGCGCTGCTGGAGCTCGAGCACCTGCAGGCCGCCACGGAGTCCGAGGCCGTGGAATTCCAGTACGACCCACGCGCGAAGGACCGCCAGCTCGTGAAGCGCCGCGCCTTCGACCAAGTCTACTTGGTGGACGACATCGGCGCCGGACGCGAAGTCATCACGGACACGCGGCAGGTCTACCAAGCCATTGCCGACAGTGCCTATTCTCAGATCTTCAGCGACATCCTCGGTCGTCAGGCCTCCACCGCCGACAATGACGAGCGCGAAATGGGCGTGACGGACCACCAGATGTACACCAAGCGCTACGGCAGCTTCGGACTCGCCGTGCTCAACGTGCCCGACGAGGACATCCTGGGCTACTGTGCCAACCGCTATGCCGTGGAGGCACTGACCCGTACCTTCGCGCTGCCCGTGGAACCTCCACCAGAGCGCGAGAGCCACGCCGACCGCGAGAAGCGTGAGCAAGACTTCGTGCGCTCTCTGCTCGAGCAAGCGAATCTGCCCGAAGAGACGGGCGCCTTCTATCGCCGCATCGTGGACGGCTGCGACGGCACCGGCGCCGAGCAGGGAGCTGTCGACCGCTTCTTGCGCTACTTCGAGACGGACTTCGCTGCGCGAATACAGCGACACGTGGTGTTGCCGCGCTGGACCGAGGAAAAGCTGCTCGAGTACGACGAAGACGCGGAGTCCGTCCGCATCGAAATGCCGAAGCGCCTCGAGCAGTGGAACAAAGCTGCGGATGACGCACGGACGAACATCGACCAGGAAGCCTCCTTCATCGCCAACGAGGTCAACGGCGGACAGCACGAGCACAGCTTTGGCAAGCTGCTGGCCGACAGCGGCCCGATCTTCGAGCGACTCTTCTTGATCCGCATCGCCGCGGCCCTTCGGCAGCGCCAGGCCGCCGCGCGCGCCAAGGAGACGACGGCGAACGAACTGCTCAAGCCCCTCGCCAACAGCTACCTGTCCTGGGCCGAACGCCTGAGCGACGCCGCGCCCAAGACGGTTATCGAGTACGTGCGCGGCAACGACTACGGCCAGGAGGTCGTGCCGGAGTTCATGGGTTGGTATCGGGCCAACATGGAGACCCCACAGCTGGAGAAGCTGATCAACGCGGGCATCGTGGATCTGTGCGAGGACCTGCTACGAAGCATCGACGAGCGTAAGGCCCGCCTCGGCACGCTGTTCTCGGAGTTGTTCGCCATCCGCGACAAACTGACTGCCAGCTGCGACGAGCTGATTCGTTTCGGCGTCCGCCGCGACGACGGCGGGCTTTCCAACGAGCACGTCTTGGACGTCGAGCTGTACCAGAACTTCGAAGATCCGGCTGGTCTGCGCATGTGGAACTGGGTGTTCGAACGCCGCGAGAACGCCGCGACGGACTACGATCCGGCCAAGATCTTCCCCGCGGTGCAGGTCGCCTACGCTTCGGTAGAGCACGCACGGCACATGAGTGCAGCGGTCAGTGAGTCCCTGGTCGAAATGGGGCGCAGCGTGTGGCGCGAGCGTATTCTCGGCATGGACGAGCCCCGAGGCTTGGACGAGATGGGACTCGAAGTGCGCTCGGCCCTGCAGGAAGAAGCGCAGCTGGCCCTTGGCTGGGCCAAGCTGCGCAAGCACCATGCGGACCCGCTCAGCTTCCACTATCGCGATCACAGGCAAGAGTGGGAGCTGGTGACAGAGACGCTCTCCGCCGCTGACATCGACGACTACATCCAGCACAAGATCCATCACGCCGCCAAGAAGTGCGCGCCCTTCCTACGACTGAAGCGAGAAGAGCGAGCGACGGCGATAGAGCCCAAGCGCTACGTGGTGCTGCACAACAGCTACCTAGACGACGCGAAGCTCCGGCACTGGTTGCTGGAGAACGAGCGCTTCCCGGTCAAGGGCGGTGACGTATTGCGCACCGAAGACGCCAAGCGCGTCACCTTCTACTGGAGCGAGATGGGAATGCCCCTGTATCGCATCGAGTCGATGGACGACTACTACGACCGCTACCACCACGTGAAGCGCGACGAGTTGTCACGCGGCAAGGTCTATCGCTGGGCGGACATGCCGCTGCAGCCGAAGCACGCCGCTGCCCACGCGGAACACTGCGAAGGCCGACGCGTGCCCGATATCCCGCTCCACATCGACAAGCGCTGGGAGGCCGCGCCCGACGAACATCAATGCCTGGCCGACATCGCACCCAAGGCGGTGGTGGCCGGCGAGGGTCGCATGGCTTGGCTCGAGAAGCGCGACCGCGTGCAGACCGCGCGGTCCGCGGAAGAGCTCGTTCACTTCGTATGGGCGCAGGTGCACGGCCTCGTCGTCCAGCCCGAAGGGGCCGAGATGCGCTTTGCCAACGACGACATCCCGGAACGCGACCGCACCCTCGGCAAGTTCCGCGACGTTGCTTTCGATCGCTTCCGGCAGACCAAGCTCGCCATTCGAGAGTGGTTCATCGGCGAGATCGACCACAAGAACTCCGCCTTCATCGAGAACCGCGACCGCGAGGCAGCGTCCGCGTTGGTGGGCGACCACATCGAGCACCTCAAGAAGCTGAGGCTTCAGCTCGAAGGCAAGGAACACACCTTCGTGGAGGCGGAGCTCGCCGCCGCGGCACAAGCCCTGGAAACGTTGCTCGCCAAGATGTGA
- a CDS encoding CBS domain-containing protein, translated as MSKVLPRTVGDLMTREVITLFEEDNLERIEEGMQRYRFRHLPVVDDGKLVGLVTHRDILRAQASSLETGSAQKNRLLTESVFVRDIMQQNVTTVKADMALSDAGDLMVNEKRGCLPVVDDAGNLVGIITEADFVKLAVRLLRVT; from the coding sequence ATGAGCAAGGTACTCCCGCGGACCGTCGGCGACCTCATGACCCGCGAGGTCATCACCCTCTTCGAAGAGGACAATCTGGAGCGCATCGAGGAGGGGATGCAGCGCTATCGCTTTCGCCATCTGCCCGTGGTCGACGACGGCAAGCTGGTCGGCTTGGTCACTCACCGTGACATCCTGCGTGCCCAGGCCAGCAGCCTGGAGACCGGTTCTGCTCAGAAGAACCGGCTCCTCACCGAGAGCGTCTTCGTACGCGACATCATGCAGCAGAACGTCACCACCGTGAAAGCCGACATGGCGCTCTCGGATGCGGGGGACCTGATGGTGAACGAGAAGCGCGGCTGCCTCCCCGTGGTGGATGACGCGGGCAATCTCGTCGGCATCATCACCGAAGCGGACTTCGTGAAGCTCGCGGTGCGGCTGCTCCGTGTCACTTGA
- a CDS encoding Zn-binding domain-containing protein, producing the protein MIDALIALYRAYPLLGILVETGIVLLLTTLLGRGVLSVLRNSSKRLAAGPVLLASALVVALAFAGVLAYAAGTGRSFEQLVLEWLTGIAKAPIEDLGTLRHPFVLGFTYAALYAAFTTVAMLLAWFLGLLRGDGGAARELEAELGTSWVEQFYKLVGFREPAVQETRFSEWNRPLLKALRALQWIALGGAVTGSLSPPLWALGAIVVEGLALNLVDPAKAPEEERRKKAGTETETQFKDPAQLVRALSIDPRGPELDVREGGYLQGKPEHVAAQTRVAEESTLMRSALEQLEISGLYVHQEAASENVLAARHVLMETPPLSGRRTLGDLLAMRAVLLQGGSVLYLSPDARESARRARAFRELAARCNWAWALHSHDLAAEGRRGVHPEQRPPAIVFATPAELHGDLCPRHQEWSGFLSRLGLVVAVDLDRYGGTTAAALAFTLRRLLRLARQEGAEPVVLSTIAPLGPDMLGVAERLVGVPLHVVGPESDSRGVPPRQVIVGVPRRQGELHPAVGARGVAIACGYKAELSGFEATLSQFEREQQVNRVLLDFGHAVIQTADDGHLQLDSADAVVTEVRPETAALLEFFSRHAGRKAIELQTHMAREVVSRRGKEEEARFAGFSVDDAEGQEAGPAAISDAEKGDSEEAEEEAPAVEIRADRVVNIWLPDHDPFSHLLSQHPEWLDSQRPHSGLALGSTLVLALDLPELADRHARLAASEAPLSLSELKRLFPAALPSLQAPSASLQSRPVARLAADGRVENDTLLSASAAEASAEALTASGQAGRLLDRADGSELWHTDARRLRSAAYPGRVMTLEGRRYRVLLPEEQPPESEGEIYAVPERRRTRTAPVRSIEFTFEGTGHELDFAGTDAVRVHHPAAHVRETVFGVRSSHAARGTVDELSYSSPIVVEHDTRVAVVQFQTAEPSALHGLVHLVRPTLRAFVRHEEEDLDVCFLGEEKQLCFVDRHPGEAGFARAVTPAIVHHCLLWSRQILQHTRHDPECETHDGCLACVLGVPCRSLRSCPRPSRRATSELLRRVLGEVREFSGHS; encoded by the coding sequence GTGATCGACGCGCTCATCGCGCTCTATCGCGCCTATCCCTTGCTCGGCATCTTGGTCGAGACGGGAATCGTGCTCTTGCTCACCACGCTGCTGGGTCGCGGGGTGCTCAGCGTGCTGCGCAACAGCTCCAAGCGCTTGGCAGCGGGTCCGGTGCTTCTGGCGAGCGCGCTGGTCGTCGCCCTCGCCTTCGCGGGTGTCTTGGCCTACGCCGCCGGCACAGGGCGGAGTTTCGAGCAGCTCGTGTTGGAGTGGCTGACGGGGATCGCCAAGGCCCCCATCGAAGACCTCGGCACCTTGCGTCATCCCTTCGTACTGGGTTTCACCTACGCCGCGCTGTACGCGGCCTTCACCACGGTCGCCATGCTGCTGGCGTGGTTTCTGGGGCTCTTGCGTGGGGACGGCGGCGCGGCGCGTGAGCTGGAAGCAGAGCTTGGCACCTCCTGGGTCGAGCAGTTCTACAAGCTCGTCGGCTTCCGCGAGCCGGCCGTGCAGGAAACGCGCTTCTCCGAGTGGAATCGGCCGCTACTCAAAGCGCTTCGTGCGCTGCAGTGGATCGCCCTGGGCGGCGCCGTCACCGGCTCGCTCTCGCCGCCGCTGTGGGCCCTCGGAGCCATCGTCGTCGAAGGTCTCGCCCTGAACTTGGTGGACCCCGCCAAGGCGCCCGAGGAAGAGCGACGCAAGAAGGCCGGTACCGAGACGGAGACCCAGTTCAAGGATCCCGCGCAATTGGTACGCGCTCTCTCCATCGACCCACGCGGGCCGGAACTGGACGTACGCGAGGGAGGCTACCTGCAGGGCAAGCCCGAGCACGTCGCCGCCCAGACTCGCGTAGCCGAAGAGAGCACACTGATGCGCTCGGCCCTCGAGCAACTGGAGATCTCGGGGCTCTACGTGCATCAAGAGGCTGCCTCGGAGAACGTGCTCGCCGCTCGCCATGTGCTGATGGAGACCCCGCCTTTGAGCGGGCGTCGAACGCTAGGTGACTTGCTCGCGATGCGCGCCGTCCTGCTTCAGGGGGGATCGGTGCTGTACTTGTCACCCGACGCCCGCGAGTCCGCGCGGCGGGCTCGCGCCTTCCGTGAGCTGGCTGCCCGCTGCAACTGGGCCTGGGCCCTTCACAGCCACGACCTGGCAGCGGAGGGACGCCGCGGCGTCCACCCCGAGCAGCGTCCACCAGCCATCGTCTTCGCGACGCCCGCCGAGCTGCACGGGGATCTTTGTCCCCGCCATCAAGAGTGGTCCGGTTTCCTCTCGCGACTCGGTCTCGTCGTGGCCGTCGATCTGGATCGCTACGGTGGAACGACGGCGGCAGCACTCGCATTCACGCTTCGACGACTGCTGCGCCTAGCCCGGCAAGAGGGGGCGGAGCCGGTCGTGCTGTCGACCATCGCTCCCCTGGGGCCCGACATGCTCGGTGTGGCCGAACGCTTGGTGGGCGTGCCCCTGCACGTCGTTGGTCCCGAGTCGGACAGCCGCGGAGTGCCGCCGCGCCAAGTGATCGTCGGGGTGCCGAGGCGACAGGGCGAATTGCACCCTGCCGTTGGCGCGCGTGGCGTCGCGATCGCCTGCGGCTACAAGGCCGAACTCTCGGGATTCGAGGCCACGCTGTCCCAGTTCGAGCGCGAGCAGCAAGTCAATCGCGTCCTGCTCGATTTCGGTCACGCGGTGATCCAGACAGCCGACGACGGACACTTGCAGCTGGACAGCGCCGATGCGGTGGTTACCGAGGTGCGACCGGAAACGGCAGCACTACTCGAGTTCTTTTCGCGGCACGCGGGGCGCAAGGCCATCGAACTGCAAACGCACATGGCGCGAGAAGTGGTATCCCGCCGCGGCAAGGAAGAGGAAGCTCGTTTCGCCGGCTTCAGCGTGGACGACGCCGAAGGCCAGGAGGCCGGCCCCGCGGCGATCTCAGACGCGGAGAAGGGCGATAGCGAAGAGGCCGAAGAAGAGGCGCCTGCAGTCGAGATCCGAGCCGACCGCGTGGTCAACATCTGGCTACCGGATCACGATCCATTCTCACACCTGTTGTCGCAGCACCCCGAGTGGTTGGACAGTCAGCGTCCCCACTCTGGGCTCGCGCTCGGCTCGACCCTCGTCTTGGCGCTGGATCTACCGGAACTAGCGGATCGACACGCGCGTTTGGCAGCCTCGGAGGCTCCCTTGTCTCTCAGCGAACTCAAGCGACTCTTTCCGGCGGCGCTCCCGAGTCTGCAAGCGCCTTCGGCTTCCCTCCAATCCCGTCCGGTCGCTCGCCTCGCGGCAGATGGTCGCGTGGAAAATGATACGCTCCTGAGCGCAAGCGCCGCCGAAGCAAGCGCCGAGGCGCTGACGGCGAGTGGTCAGGCGGGTCGCTTGCTCGACCGCGCCGATGGCTCCGAACTGTGGCACACGGATGCGCGGCGCCTGCGGAGCGCAGCCTATCCGGGACGGGTGATGACGCTGGAGGGTCGCCGCTACCGGGTGCTGTTGCCCGAAGAGCAGCCGCCTGAATCTGAGGGCGAGATCTACGCCGTGCCCGAGCGGCGCCGCACCCGCACTGCCCCTGTGCGCAGCATCGAATTCACCTTCGAAGGGACGGGGCACGAACTCGACTTCGCTGGGACCGACGCCGTGCGAGTGCACCACCCGGCCGCGCACGTTCGCGAGACCGTTTTCGGCGTTCGCAGCTCCCATGCGGCGCGGGGAACCGTGGACGAACTGAGCTACTCGAGCCCCATCGTCGTGGAGCACGACACGCGCGTGGCCGTCGTACAGTTTCAGACCGCCGAGCCGTCGGCGTTGCATGGCCTGGTCCACCTGGTTCGGCCCACCCTTCGCGCCTTCGTTCGACACGAAGAAGAAGATCTGGATGTTTGCTTTCTAGGGGAGGAGAAGCAGCTCTGCTTCGTGGATCGACATCCCGGTGAGGCTGGCTTCGCGCGAGCCGTCACGCCCGCGATCGTTCACCACTGCCTGCTCTGGTCCCGTCAGATCTTGCAGCACACGCGGCACGACCCCGAATGCGAGACGCACGACGGCTGCCTCGCCTGCGTCCTTGGCGTCCCCTGTCGTTCTCTGCGCAGCTGCCCTCGTCCCAGCCGCCGCGCCACGAGCGAGCTATTGCGCCGGGTACTCGGCGAAGTGCGCGAATTTTCGGGCCATTCCTAG
- a CDS encoding VWA domain-containing protein translates to MNTPHGARRLLLLVVAVLSLLVSASASAASPARLRVVLVLDASLSMKQNDPDLLARLAARLVTDLSDPRDELTLVSFGTEAKSLVSSAGGKPEALMSVLDGLTPSESCTDYAKGLDAAARAFQGPRPGGERRLVVFLTDGEYHPARAGEARCEAATRFENAKLAEEDRKAFSDRVSRAAEDLARRGAKVFVVGLGAGFEKAERSRALLSSVTKRTGGKVLVASAADRVPELFADVFAALVGSPVDKPAPATSVGFTVPPDTERLHLVARTDSSSLPVEFKGPAGAVFPFGKSATDARGPALRLESGKRRRGYALWHVERPTPGRYTLARSEGSGPLRVWALYDVGTTLRIEDLPEAVADGAPLHGQVALRSGRGKPITWPAEYLSKVRFAVKLGDKRVELTPTSSGAQRFDFPGLPPRDAPYIVEASAEHAEGFLAVDPTRHAFRVVHRIPLALEVTPLQFDTMAEPGPRASFSVRVKAPERVPVPVSFTVSTTDASAGADLQFEPAELTFGPDAREATVQVSFKDPEALRWEDRRYSGKVVLEPTASTAPLLTGDKQFTGPLDGVLRSWTLRRWLEEHWGKLSLGIGLLLLLIWLVGRAVASKFPPKARIHYLELDAPFENDSLIKRHARHGAYRSAKFGFPLGKKAKKLLFVVAKGRGFELQPERGTELRRIDGTEGSSRPQQGAWDSHYRLGDRFEIWLTRS, encoded by the coding sequence ATGAACACTCCCCACGGCGCGCGACGCTTGCTGCTGCTCGTGGTCGCAGTGCTATCGCTGCTCGTCAGTGCGTCGGCGAGCGCAGCCTCCCCGGCGCGGCTACGCGTCGTCCTCGTGCTCGATGCATCCCTGAGCATGAAGCAGAACGATCCTGATCTGCTGGCCCGCCTCGCTGCGCGGCTGGTGACGGATCTCTCGGACCCGCGCGACGAGCTCACCCTCGTGTCTTTCGGCACCGAAGCCAAGTCTCTGGTCAGCAGTGCAGGTGGCAAACCCGAGGCCCTCATGAGCGTGCTGGACGGCCTGACCCCGAGCGAAAGCTGTACGGACTACGCCAAAGGGCTCGACGCAGCAGCACGCGCATTCCAAGGACCGCGCCCCGGCGGCGAGCGACGGCTGGTCGTGTTTTTGACCGACGGCGAGTATCACCCTGCGAGAGCCGGCGAAGCTCGCTGCGAAGCCGCTACGCGCTTCGAGAACGCGAAGCTCGCCGAGGAGGATCGCAAGGCCTTCAGTGATCGCGTGTCGCGCGCGGCGGAAGATCTCGCACGCCGGGGTGCGAAGGTATTCGTCGTGGGGCTCGGCGCCGGGTTCGAGAAGGCCGAGCGCTCGCGTGCCCTGCTTTCCTCGGTGACGAAGCGCACGGGCGGCAAGGTGCTGGTCGCGAGCGCGGCGGACCGAGTTCCAGAGCTCTTCGCGGACGTGTTCGCGGCTCTCGTTGGCTCCCCCGTCGACAAGCCCGCGCCCGCAACCAGCGTCGGATTCACGGTGCCTCCGGACACCGAACGACTTCATTTGGTGGCTCGTACCGACAGCTCGTCCCTGCCCGTGGAGTTCAAAGGCCCTGCCGGCGCCGTGTTCCCCTTCGGCAAGTCCGCCACGGACGCGCGAGGTCCCGCGCTGCGACTCGAGAGCGGAAAGCGGCGGCGTGGATACGCGCTCTGGCACGTCGAACGCCCGACGCCCGGGCGCTACACCCTGGCACGAAGCGAAGGGAGCGGACCGCTGCGCGTGTGGGCGCTCTACGACGTCGGCACGACCCTGCGCATCGAGGATCTGCCCGAGGCGGTTGCTGACGGCGCGCCGCTCCACGGTCAAGTGGCGCTGCGCAGCGGGCGCGGCAAACCGATCACCTGGCCCGCGGAGTACCTGTCCAAGGTGAGGTTCGCGGTGAAACTCGGCGACAAGCGCGTCGAGCTGACGCCGACTTCGAGCGGTGCTCAGCGCTTCGACTTCCCGGGACTGCCACCGCGGGACGCGCCTTACATAGTGGAGGCCAGCGCCGAGCACGCCGAGGGGTTTCTGGCCGTGGATCCCACCCGCCACGCTTTCCGCGTCGTGCATCGCATTCCGCTCGCCCTGGAGGTCACGCCGCTCCAGTTCGACACCATGGCGGAGCCAGGACCGCGCGCGAGTTTTTCCGTTCGCGTCAAGGCGCCCGAGCGAGTTCCCGTGCCGGTGAGCTTCACTGTGTCGACCACCGACGCCTCCGCAGGCGCGGATCTGCAGTTCGAGCCCGCGGAGCTGACCTTTGGACCCGACGCTCGCGAAGCGACAGTGCAAGTGAGCTTCAAAGATCCCGAAGCGCTGCGCTGGGAGGATCGCCGCTACTCGGGCAAGGTCGTCCTGGAGCCCACAGCGAGTACGGCACCCCTGCTCACCGGCGACAAACAGTTCACAGGACCCCTGGATGGCGTGCTCCGCTCCTGGACGCTCCGCCGCTGGCTCGAAGAGCACTGGGGCAAGCTGTCCCTGGGCATCGGTCTGTTGCTGCTCCTCATCTGGCTGGTGGGACGCGCCGTCGCATCGAAGTTCCCGCCCAAAGCGAGGATCCACTACCTGGAGCTGGACGCGCCCTTCGAGAACGACTCGCTGATCAAACGCCACGCGCGCCACGGCGCGTACCGCAGCGCAAAGTTCGGCTTCCCTCTCGGCAAGAAGGCGAAGAAGCTGCTCTTCGTCGTAGCCAAGGGCCGCGGTTTCGAGCTGCAGCCGGAGCGTGGAACGGAGCTGCGCCGGATCGACGGAACCGAAGGCAGTTCGAGGCCGCAGCAAGGCGCGTGGGACAGCCACTACCGCTTGGGCGACCGCTTCGAAATCTGGCTGACGCGCAGCTAG